One region of Bacteroidia bacterium genomic DNA includes:
- a CDS encoding DUF2807 domain-containing protein has product MSRIFWMSLFSFTLVFLSCNKENAPDIFKSTGPIQTQTRFLKGFHSIHVIDHINVEIKQSNEYKAEITAGKNLIPKIKLEVKDSVLYIDNKNTANWVRSYQKDDIKVTLHIPTIKKIYQFGSGKIYNTDTLKGNWVDLEMQSSGDIDLILDCQRLVTSHSRRGYGNISVRGKCIQLISVNDGIGRHNSLGLECQFARVETINKGESYAYVPGPLKVRILDAGNIYVTGNPHPIEWLEKRGSGNLILR; this is encoded by the coding sequence ATGAGTCGCATTTTTTGGATGAGTTTATTTTCATTTACGCTTGTTTTTCTTTCTTGCAACAAGGAAAACGCCCCCGATATATTTAAAAGCACAGGTCCCATTCAAACGCAAACTCGTTTTTTGAAAGGTTTTCACAGCATACATGTCATTGACCATATAAACGTAGAAATAAAACAAAGCAATGAATACAAAGCAGAGATTACAGCAGGTAAAAATCTTATTCCCAAAATCAAACTTGAAGTTAAAGACAGCGTGCTTTACATTGACAATAAAAACACAGCAAACTGGGTCAGAAGCTATCAAAAAGATGATATAAAGGTTACTTTACACATCCCTACCATAAAAAAAATTTATCAATTTGGTTCAGGAAAAATATACAACACGGACACTCTCAAAGGAAACTGGGTAGACCTTGAAATGCAAAGCAGCGGAGATATTGACCTCATTTTGGATTGTCAAAGGCTAGTTACTTCGCATTCCCGTAGGGGATATGGAAATATTTCAGTTAGAGGGAAGTGTATTCAGCTCATTAGTGTCAATGATGGGATTGGGAGGCATAATAGTTTAGGTTTAGAGTGTCAATTTGCAAGAGTAGAAACTATAAACAAGGGCGAAAGTTACGCCTATGTACCTGGACCTTTGAAGGTCAGAATTTTAGATGCAGGCAATATTTATGTAACAGGTAATCCTCATCCGATTGAGTGGTTAGAAAAACGGGGCAGTGGAAATTTAATTTTGAGATAA